A genomic segment from Capra hircus breed San Clemente chromosome 15, ASM170441v1, whole genome shotgun sequence encodes:
- the LOC108637624 gene encoding olfactory receptor 5W2-like has product MSRENCSSLTEFIFLGITENTENKVILFTMFLLVYLINLLANLGMITLIRMDPQLHTPMYFFLSHLSFCDLCYSTAIGPKMLVDLFAKNKSISFCGCALQFLVFCIFADSECLLLAVMAYDQYRAISSPLLYAVSMSRRVRSLLVAGVYLEAMADALIHTTLAFRLCFCGSNVINHFFCDLPPLFLLSCSDIQVNELVLFIVFGFIELSTISGVLVSYCYIILSVLKIHSAEGRSKAFSTCTFHLTAVAIFQGTLLFMNFRPSSSYSLDQDKMTSLFYTLVIPMLNPLIYSLRNNDVKEALEKLKNKLYF; this is encoded by the coding sequence ATGAGTAGAGAGAATTGCTCCTCCTTGACTGAGTTCATTTTCTTAGGAATTACTGAGAACACTGAGAACAAAGTGATCCTATTTACAATGTTTCTCCTTGTTTATCTCATCAATCTTCTGGCAAATCTGGGAATGATCACCCTGATTAGGATGGATCCCCAGctgcacacccccatgtactttttcctcagCCACCTCTCCTTCTGTGACCTCTGCTATTCCACAGCCATCGGCCCTAAGATGCTGGTGGACCTATTTGCCAAGAACAAGTCAATCTCTTTCTGTGGCTGCGCTCTGCAATTCTTGGTCTTCTGTATCTTTGCCGATTCGGAGTGTCTCCTGCTGgcagtgatggcctatgaccagTACAGGGCCATCAGCAGCCCCttgctctatgcagtcagcatgtCCAGGAGGGTGCGCTCCCTGCTCGTGGCTGGGGTTTACCTGGAGGCAATGGCAGATGCTCTGATACACACGACATTAGCATTCCGCTTATGTTTCTGTGGGTCAAATGTGATTAaccatttcttctgtgatttacctccacttttcctcctttcctgctcTGATATACAGGTCAATGAGTTGGTGTTGTTTATTGTTTTTGGTTTCATTGAGCTGAGTACAATTTCAGGAGTCCTTGTCTCTTATTGTTATATCATCCTTTCAGTCTTGAAAATCCACTCTGCTGAGGGGAGGTCCAAAGCTTTCTCCACCTGCACTTTCCACCTAACTGCGGTGGCCATtttccagggaactctgctcttcATGAATTTCCGACCAAGCTCTTCCTACTCTCTAGATCAAGACAAAATGACCTCATTGTTTTACACCCTTGTGATTCCCATGTTAAACCCTCTGATTTATAGTTTGCGGAACAATGATGTAAAAGAGGCcctagaaaaattgaaaaataaactatatttttaa
- the LOC102171084 gene encoding LOW QUALITY PROTEIN: olfactory receptor 5D18 (The sequence of the model RefSeq protein was modified relative to this genomic sequence to represent the inferred CDS: inserted 1 base in 1 codon), producing MDERNQSAGITFVLLGFSEYPQLQVPLFLAFFTAYTVSVVGNLGMIVIIRSNPKLHTPMYFFLSHLSFLDFCYSSITTPKLLEILLVDRRTISYVGCMMQFFFGCTLAITEMFMLAVMAYDRFVAVCNPLLYTVAMSPKLCSLLVAGTYTWGGSCSWTITCSLSEPSFCGSNGIHHFGCEYSAIVSASCSXHFRQMTRFIISTLSEVCSLLIILASYIFIIVTIIKMPSAGGLRKAFSTCASHLTTITIFHGVILLLYCVPNSRSSWLFIKVATVLYTIVIPMLNPLIYSLRNNDVKETIRKLVKAKMFSHPM from the exons atggatgaaagaaatcagagtgcTGGAATCACCTTCGTCCTCTTGGGCTTCTCCGAATACCCGCAGCTCCAGGTGCCCCTCTTCCTGGCCTTCTTCACCGCCTACACCGTCTCTGTGGTGGGGAACCTGGGTATGATTGTGATCATCAGAAGCAACCCCAAGcttcacacccccatgtacttctttctcagccatctctcctttcttgatttttgtTACTCTTCTATAACCACACCTAAACTCTTAGAGATCTTGCTTGTGGACAGAAGGACTATCTCCTATGTGGGTTGCATGATGCAATTCTTCTTTGGTTGCACACTTGCGATTACGGAGATGTTCATGCTAgccgtgatggcctatgaccggtTTGTAGCTGTTTGTAACCCCCTGCTCTACACAGTTGCTATGTCTCCTAAGCTCTGCAGCCTCCTGGTCGCTGGAACCTACACGTGGGGTGGATCGTGTTCCTGGACGATCACCTGTTCTCTTTCGGAGCCGTCCTTCTGCGGTTCTAACGGCATACATCACTTTGGCTGTGAGTACTCTGCCATTGTCTCTGCCTCTTGCT CTCACTTCAGGCAGATGACACGTTTTATCATTTCTACTCTCAGTGAAGTGTGTAGCCTCCTGATTATCCTCGCCTCCTATATTTTCATAATTGTCACAATCATCAAGATGCCTTCAGCTGGTGGACTCCGAaaagccttctccacctgtgccTCCCACCTGACCACCATCACCATTTTCCATGGGGTCATCCTTCTTCTCTACTGTGTACCCAACTCCAGAAGCTCATGGCTCTTCATCAAAGTAGCCACTGTGCTTTACACAATAGTGATCCCCATGCTAAATCCCCTTATCTACAGTCTTAGAAATAATGATGTGAAGGAGACCATCAGAAAATTAGTCAAAGCCAAAATGTTTTCTCACCCCATGTAA
- the LOC108637625 gene encoding olfactory receptor 5W2-like, with protein sequence MERENCSSVTEFIFLGLTDNAENKVILFTMFLLVYLINLLANLGMITLIRMDPQLHTPMYFFLSHLSFCDLCYSTAIGPKMLVDLFAKNKSIRSYGCALQFLVFCFFVDSECLLLAVMAYDRYKAISSPLLYAVSMSSRVRSLLMAGVYLVGMIDGLINTTLAFHLCFCGSNEINHFFCDVPPLLLISCSDTQVNELVIFMIFGFIELSSISGVLVSYCYIILAVLKIHSAEGRFKAFSTCTSHLTAVAIFQGTLLFMYFRPSSSYSLDEDKMASLFYTLVIPMLNPLIYSLRNKDVKQALEKLKNKWF encoded by the coding sequence ATGGAAAGAGAGAATTGCTCCTCCGTGACTGAGTTCATTTTCTTGGGACTTACTGATAACGCTGAGAACAAAGTGATCCTATTTACAATGTTTCTCCTTGTTTATCTCATCAATCTTCTGGCAAATCTGGGAATGATCACCCTGATTAGGATGGATCCCCAGCTGCACACacccatgtactttttcctcagCCACCTCTCCTTCTGTGACCTCTGCTATTCCACAGCCATCGGCCCTAAGATGCTGGTGGACCTGTTTGCCAAGAACAAATCAATCCGCTCCTATGGCTGTGCTCTGCAATTCttggtcttctgtttctttgtcgattctgagtgtctcctgctggcagtgatggcctatgaccggtACAAGGCCATCAGCAGCCCCTTGCTCTATGCGGTCAGCATGTCTAGCAGGGTGCGCTCCCTGCTCATGGCCGGGGTTTACCTGGTGGGAATGATAGACGGTTTGATAAACACGACATTAGCATTCCATTTATGCTTCTGTGGGTCAAATGAGATTAACCACTTTTTTTGTGATGTTCCTCCTCTCCTGTTGATATCTTGCTCAGACACACAGGTCAATGAGTTAGTGATATTCATGATTTTTGGCTTCATTGAATTAAGCTCCATTTCAGGAGTCCTTGTCTCTTATTGTTATATCATCCTAGCAGTCTTGAAGATCCACTCTGCTGAAGGGAGGTTCAAAGCTTTCTCCACCTGCACCTCCCACCTAACTGCTGTGGCAATtttccagggaactctgcttTTCATGTATTTCAGGCCGAGTTCATCCTACTCTCTAGATGAAGACAAAATGGCCTCATTGTTTTACACCCTTGTGATTCCCATGTTAAACCCTCTGATTTACAGCCTAAGGAACAAGGATGTAAAACAGGCCctggaaaaattgaaaaataaatggttTTAG
- the LOC102190601 gene encoding olfactory receptor 5W2-like, which produces MEKENCSSVTEFIFLGITSDLEVKVTLFAMLLMVYLINLLGNLGMIILIRMDPQLQTPMYFFLSHLSFCDLCYSTAIGPKMLVDLLAKNKPIPFYGCALQFLIACTFADSECLLLAVMAYDRYRAISSPLLYAVSMSSGVCSLLVAGVYLVGMTDALIHTTLAFHLCFCGSNEINHFFCDLPPLYLLSCSDTQVNELTLFIVFGFIELSSISGVLVSYCYIILAVSKIHSTKGRFKAFSTCASHLTAVAIFQGTMLFMYFRPSSIYSLDQDKMTSLFYTLMIPMLNPLIYSLRNKDVKNALGKLKNKRWFQRFI; this is translated from the coding sequence atggagaaagaaaattgcTCCTCTGTGACTGAATTCATTTTCTTAGGGATTACCAGTGATCTGGAAGTGAAAGTGACCTTATTTGCCATGTTGCTGATGGTCTATCTCATTAATCTTCTGGGAAATCTTGGAATGATAATTTTGATTAGAATGGATCCCCAGCTGCAAACACCAATGTACTTTTTCCTCAGCCACCTCTCCTTCTGTGACCTCTGCTATTCCACAGCCATTGGGCCCAAGATGCTGGTTGACCTTTTGGCCAAGAACAAACCAATCCCCTTCTACGGCTGTGCCCTACAGTTCTTGATTGCCTGTACCTTTGCAGATTCTGAGTGTCTCCTGCTGGCAGTGATGGCCTATGATCGATACAGGGCCATCAGCAGCCCCTTGCTCTATGCGGTCAGCATGTCCAGTGGGGTGTGCTCCCTGCTCGTGGCTGGGGTTTACCTGGTGGGAatgacagatgctttgatccacacGACATTAGCATTCCACTTATGCTTCTGTGGGTCAAATGAGATTAACCACTTCTTCTGTGACTTACCTCCACTCTACCTTCTTTCTTGCTCTGATACACAGGTCAATGAATTGACATTATTTATTGTTTTCGGCTTCATTGAATTGAGCTCAATTTCAGGAGTTCTTGTCTCTTACTGTTATATCATCCTAGCAGTCTCAAAGATCCACTCTACTAAGGGGAGGTTCAAAGCTTTCTCCACCTGTGCCTCCCACTTAACTGCTGTGGCAATTTTCCAGGGAACTATGCTCTTTATGTACTTTAGGCCAAGTTCAATCTACTCTTTAGATCAAGACAAAATGACCTCATTGTTTTACACCCTTATGATTCCCATGTTAAATCCTCTGATTTACAGCCTACGGAACAAGGATGTGAAAAATGCCCtaggaaaactaaaaaataaaaggtggTTTCAAAGATTTATataa